A window of Leptotrichia wadei contains these coding sequences:
- the miaA gene encoding tRNA (adenosine(37)-N6)-dimethylallyltransferase MiaA produces the protein MSIRLAKKINAEIISADASQIYRELNIGTAKITDEEMQGIKHYMIDVVNPCEDYSVGDFERDVNNILNENSQKNGKSIIITGGTGLYIRSITDGFAKLPSKDEKIRKELESKSLDELQETLKKLDEKSYEEIDLSNKLRLVRAIEVCLLTGGKFSELRTQNIKDNNYEFLKVFLTRDREELYDRINRRVEIMIAKGLVEEAKKVYNRHTEKLYKISSIGYKELFMYFDGKISLDEAVAEIKKESRRYAKRQMTWFRREKDYIIYNLSRMSENEVLDMILKRWENFRKEIN, from the coding sequence TTGTCGATAAGGCTTGCGAAAAAGATTAATGCAGAAATTATATCAGCTGATGCATCTCAAATTTATAGAGAATTGAATATTGGAACTGCGAAAATAACTGATGAAGAAATGCAAGGTATAAAACATTATATGATTGATGTTGTAAATCCTTGCGAAGATTATTCTGTGGGAGATTTTGAAAGAGATGTAAATAATATTTTGAATGAAAATTCTCAAAAAAACGGAAAAAGTATTATTATTACAGGTGGAACTGGTCTTTATATAAGGTCAATTACAGATGGATTTGCAAAATTGCCTTCAAAGGATGAAAAAATTAGAAAAGAGCTGGAAAGTAAAAGTCTTGATGAATTACAAGAAACTTTGAAAAAATTAGATGAAAAATCCTATGAGGAAATTGACTTGTCTAATAAATTGCGACTGGTTCGTGCCATTGAAGTGTGCCTTTTAACTGGCGGGAAGTTTAGCGAGTTAAGAACTCAAAATATAAAAGATAATAATTATGAGTTTTTAAAAGTATTTTTGACACGGGATAGAGAGGAACTTTACGATCGAATTAATAGGCGAGTTGAGATTATGATTGCAAAGGGGCTTGTCGAAGAGGCAAAAAAAGTATATAATAGGCATACAGAAAAGCTTTATAAAATATCTTCGATTGGATATAAGGAATTGTTCATGTATTTTGATGGGAAAATTTCATTGGATGAGGCGGTTGCAGAGATAAAAAAAGAAAGTAGAAGATATGCCAAAAGACAAATGACATGGTTTAGAAGGGAAAAAGACTATATTATTTATAATTTGTCAAGAATGTCTGAAAACGAAGTATTGGATATGATTTTAAAAAGATGGGAAAATTTTAGGAAAGAAATAAATTAA
- the cdd gene encoding cytidine deaminase: protein MDLVDFDEEKKEILGYIDEVNLLLERAYVPYSKFPVAALLIDNNGKKYKGVNVENASYGLTLCAERNAITTAVTGGMKKIKLLVITGNTPEPISPCGACRQVIREFSDKDTVIILANKDGKYESTSLEKLLPYSFGPEDL, encoded by the coding sequence ATGGATTTAGTAGATTTTGATGAAGAGAAAAAAGAAATATTAGGTTATATTGATGAAGTAAATCTTTTATTGGAAAGAGCATACGTGCCTTATTCTAAATTTCCTGTCGCTGCATTGCTAATTGATAATAACGGAAAAAAGTATAAGGGAGTTAACGTTGAAAATGCTTCCTATGGATTGACACTCTGTGCAGAACGTAATGCAATTACAACAGCAGTTACAGGAGGTATGAAAAAAATAAAACTGCTTGTTATAACTGGAAATACACCTGAACCAATTAGCCCTTGTGGAGCGTGCAGGCAAGTAATAAGGGAATTTTCCGACAAAGATACAGTTATAATTTTGGCAAATAAAGATGGAAAATATGAAAGCACTTCATTGGAAAAGTTATTGCCGTATTCTTTTGGTCCAGAGGATTTATAA
- a CDS encoding GNAT family N-acetyltransferase codes for MNFRKSTFDDIDIILEIIEKAKAELKKMGLDQWQKGYPNREVIESDVKKGISYVLEETAENNEKPGEKVSGKIVGTIVLSPEKEEPYSKIEGKWITDDDYMVVHRLAVDSDVKNKGLATKILEFSEGVCIENKILSLKADTHENNEPMKRLLAKNGFSFCGLICLDREPDLGAKRIAYEKIIKIPHKLL; via the coding sequence ATGAATTTTAGAAAATCAACTTTTGATGATATTGACATAATTTTGGAAATTATTGAGAAGGCGAAAGCTGAATTGAAGAAAATGGGATTGGATCAATGGCAAAAGGGGTATCCAAATAGGGAAGTTATTGAAAGTGATGTAAAAAAAGGGATTAGTTATGTTTTGGAAGAAACTGCTGAAAATAATGAGAAGCCTGGAGAAAAAGTTTCTGGAAAAATTGTTGGAACGATTGTATTATCGCCTGAAAAAGAAGAGCCATATTCTAAGATTGAGGGAAAATGGATAACAGATGATGATTATATGGTAGTTCATAGGCTGGCGGTCGATTCTGATGTGAAAAATAAAGGTCTTGCTACAAAAATACTAGAATTTTCTGAAGGAGTTTGCATCGAGAATAAGATACTTAGTTTAAAGGCGGATACGCATGAAAATAATGAGCCGATGAAAAGGCTTCTTGCGAAAAATGGGTTTAGTTTTTGCGGCTTAATTTGTTTGGATAGGGAGCCTGATTTAGGGGCGAAGCGTATTGCTTATGAGAAAATAATAAAAATTCCGCATAAATTATTGTAA
- a CDS encoding PTS sugar transporter subunit IIA translates to MKILEYLVPERVNLDLKGTTKAETIKEMAQLFVKSGIIDSEDFEEFVSEINEREKLTPTGMQDGIAIPHARTPLVKSLSLAMGISSKGVDFESMDGEPSKLIFMIAAPEGTKKEHLDLLAEISKLSFEEELVEQLEEVKTIEEIFEKLKNI, encoded by the coding sequence ATGAAAATATTAGAATATTTAGTACCTGAAAGAGTAAATTTAGATTTAAAGGGAACAACAAAAGCAGAAACTATTAAAGAAATGGCACAATTATTTGTAAAAAGCGGAATTATTGATTCAGAAGATTTTGAAGAATTTGTGAGTGAAATAAATGAAAGGGAAAAATTGACACCAACAGGAATGCAAGATGGGATCGCAATTCCACATGCAAGAACTCCGCTAGTAAAGTCTCTTTCGCTTGCAATGGGAATTTCTAGCAAAGGTGTTGATTTTGAAAGTATGGATGGAGAACCTTCAAAACTAATTTTTATGATTGCCGCTCCAGAAGGAACTAAAAAGGAACATTTAGATTTATTAGCAGAAATTTCAAAATTGTCGTTTGAAGAAGAATTAGTGGAACAGCTTGAAGAAGTTAAAACAATCGAAGAAATTTTTGAAAAATTAAAAAATATTTAA
- a CDS encoding OmpA family protein: protein MGRRTTTTTTTIIALGLLVASPLMARRLTTTQMRENTIRINALELEEPAPEPIPEPAPEPKKDDTWVFDSGKLNFDFDKSVVKPQYFELLRNVKDYAEQNDFKLTIIGHTDSKGSDAYNMALGMRRAIAVRDKLIEFGLDPSRILGVESRGESEPIATNDTPEGRFENRRIEFKATK, encoded by the coding sequence ATGGGTAGACGAACAACAACCACAACAACAACAATAATTGCATTAGGGTTGTTAGTTGCTTCACCACTAATGGCAAGAAGGCTGACAACTACTCAAATGAGAGAAAACACAATAAGAATTAATGCTCTTGAGTTAGAAGAGCCAGCTCCAGAACCAATTCCAGAACCAGCTCCAGAACCTAAGAAAGATGATACATGGGTATTTGATTCTGGTAAATTGAATTTTGACTTCGATAAATCAGTAGTTAAACCACAATACTTCGAATTATTGAGAAATGTTAAGGATTATGCTGAACAAAATGACTTCAAGTTAACAATTATAGGACATACAGATTCTAAAGGTTCTGATGCTTATAATATGGCTTTAGGTATGAGAAGGGCAATAGCAGTTAGAGATAAATTGATAGAATTTGGATTAGATCCTTCAAGAATCTTAGGTGTAGAATCAAGAGGGGAATCTGAACCAATTGCTACAAATGATACTCCAGAAGGAAGATTTGAAAACAGAAGAATTGAATTCAAAGCTACAAAATAG
- the obgE gene encoding GTPase ObgE, with protein MFIDESVITVISGKGGDGAATFRREKFVQFGGPDGGDGGKGGDIVFIADPNINTLVDFKSSKKFKAQDGTKGAAARSTGKSGEDLIIKVPVGTMVRDFETNKLLLDLDIPNEKVIFLKGGDGGRGNIHFKSSVKKAPRIAESGREGAELKIKLELKLLADVALVGYPSVGKSSFINKVSAARSKVASYHFTTLKPKLGVVRMGDEESFVVADVPGLIEGAHEGVGLGDRFLKHIERCKLIIHIVDISGLDGRDPKEDFLKINHELKNYSEKLSKKRQIVVANKIDMLYEDEKYDEFEKFVKENGAEFVYPVSVIANDGLKPVLSKAWELIQEIPREELEEVYSVEELISENNKKEDWIIRKISDNAFEVDGRIVDDVLRKYVFIGEEGIINFLQKMRSLGMETELEKAGVEQGDIIIIAGYEFEYVI; from the coding sequence ATGTTTATAGATGAAAGTGTAATTACAGTAATTTCTGGAAAAGGAGGGGATGGAGCTGCTACGTTTAGGCGTGAGAAATTTGTTCAGTTTGGAGGGCCTGATGGCGGAGATGGCGGAAAAGGTGGAGATATTGTGTTTATCGCCGATCCAAATATTAATACGCTTGTGGATTTTAAAAGCAGTAAAAAATTTAAGGCACAGGATGGGACAAAAGGTGCTGCGGCACGTTCTACTGGAAAATCTGGAGAAGATTTGATTATAAAGGTTCCAGTTGGAACAATGGTTAGGGATTTTGAAACGAATAAACTTTTGCTTGATTTGGATATTCCAAATGAAAAAGTTATATTTTTAAAGGGAGGAGATGGCGGACGTGGAAACATCCATTTTAAGTCATCTGTGAAAAAAGCTCCAAGAATAGCAGAAAGTGGACGTGAAGGTGCAGAATTAAAAATAAAATTAGAATTAAAGCTGCTTGCTGATGTGGCACTTGTTGGTTATCCAAGCGTTGGAAAATCCAGCTTTATTAACAAAGTGTCAGCCGCCAGATCAAAAGTTGCAAGTTACCATTTTACAACATTAAAGCCCAAATTGGGAGTTGTTAGAATGGGAGATGAGGAAAGTTTTGTGGTAGCTGATGTGCCTGGGCTTATTGAAGGGGCTCATGAGGGAGTGGGACTTGGAGATAGATTTTTAAAGCATATTGAAAGATGTAAACTTATCATTCATATTGTGGATATTTCAGGACTTGATGGGCGTGATCCTAAGGAAGACTTTTTGAAAATAAATCACGAATTGAAGAATTATAGTGAAAAATTGTCTAAAAAGCGACAAATTGTAGTGGCAAATAAGATTGATATGCTTTATGAAGATGAAAAATATGATGAATTTGAAAAATTTGTGAAGGAAAATGGAGCAGAATTTGTCTATCCAGTTTCTGTAATTGCAAATGACGGATTAAAGCCAGTTTTATCAAAGGCTTGGGAATTGATTCAGGAAATACCTAGAGAAGAGCTGGAGGAAGTTTACTCGGTTGAGGAATTGATTTCTGAAAACAATAAAAAAGAAGACTGGATTATTAGAAAAATTTCAGATAATGCATTTGAAGTTGATGGAAGAATTGTGGATGATGTGTTAAGAAAATATGTATTTATTGGAGAAGAGGGAATCATAAATTTCCTTCAAAAGATGAGAAGTCTTGGAATGGAAACAGAGCTTGAAAAAGCTGGTGTTGAGCAAGGGGATATAATAATTATTGCAGGTTATGAATTTGAATATGTAATTTAG
- a CDS encoding HU family DNA-binding protein, translating to MSKKEFVDAYAKATGETKKRAEELVNAFLETTEESLVKGESIQFVGWGTFEVKERAAREGRNPSTGAPIKIDAKKVVKFKVGKKLADKVAEAK from the coding sequence ATGTCAAAAAAAGAATTTGTAGATGCTTATGCAAAAGCAACTGGAGAAACTAAAAAAAGAGCAGAAGAATTAGTAAACGCTTTTTTAGAAACAACAGAAGAATCTTTAGTGAAGGGTGAAAGTATCCAATTTGTTGGTTGGGGAACTTTTGAAGTAAAAGAAAGAGCAGCTAGAGAAGGAAGAAATCCATCAACTGGAGCTCCAATCAAAATTGATGCTAAAAAAGTAGTTAAATTTAAAGTTGGGAAAAAATTAGCTGATAAAGTTGCAGAAGCTAAATAA
- a CDS encoding adhesion protein FadA, translated as MKKTIFFLVGIMMVSSIGFSAEKKSLESNLNSIESQFNELMKKEEAQKQSYIQQKAQLEAEVEDLKEKQTSREKLVEKLKVDSEVRWHRDKYKKILKNSETVYKNINKSIAEKEKKIAELDALLSVMN; from the coding sequence ATGAAAAAGACAATATTCTTTTTAGTTGGAATAATGATGGTTTCATCAATAGGTTTCTCTGCTGAAAAAAAGAGCTTAGAAAGTAACTTGAATTCAATTGAAAGTCAATTCAATGAGTTAATGAAAAAAGAAGAGGCACAAAAACAAAGTTATATTCAACAAAAAGCTCAATTAGAAGCTGAAGTGGAAGACTTAAAAGAAAAACAAACAAGTAGAGAAAAATTGGTAGAAAAATTAAAAGTAGATTCAGAAGTAAGATGGCACAGAGATAAATATAAAAAAATACTAAAGAATTCTGAAACTGTTTACAAAAATATAAATAAGAGCATAGCAGAAAAAGAGAAAAAAATTGCTGAATTGGATGCATTATTATCAGTAATGAATTAA
- a CDS encoding cation-translocating P-type ATPase: MWFTKSSKDVLKELNVSAETGLSTEEVKRRLEKYGPNKLKGKPKKSLLQLFLAQLQDMLIYVLIGAAVVNIIAHGKDGIADALIILAVVLINAVVGVVQESKAEKALEALQQMTTPKSLVRRNGEVIEVNSEELVPGDILVIDAGRYIPADVRLIESANLQIEESALTGESVPSEKDANFITTDAKIPIGDKENMAFMSTMATYGRGEGVVVETGMNTEIGKIAQILDEDNNTLTPLQIKLEELGKILGYGALAICGIIFVIGLIQGREAVEMFMTAISLAVAAIPEGLVAIVAIVLSLGVKTMSRKNAIVRKLPAVETLGAVNIVCSDKTGTLTQNKMTVVKTYTLDNLRDISSQDGQKANNDETELIRSFVLCSDASVENGQDIGDPTEVALIVLGNKFDLEKNALNAKYKRVSENPFDSDRKLMSTLNEEGGKYRVHTKGAIDNILTRANKILVNGEILPLTEEEKNKILKVAEEMSDDALRVLGVAFKDVDSQILPEEMEKDLVVVGIVGMIDPPRTEVKDSIVEAKKAGITPIMITGDHKNTAVAIAKELGIATDISQSLTGAEIDEIPDDKFAKEVNKYRVFARVSPEHKVKIVKAFKEQGNIVSMTGDGVNDAPSLKFADIGVAMGITGTDVSKGASDMILTDDNFTTIIHAIEEGRNIFNNIKKTIIFLLSCNLGEVLCVFIATLFGWAIPLVATQLLWVNLITDTLPAISLGMDPGDNEVMTRKPRDPKESFFSEGAGMRSIVGGVLIGVLTLVAFYLGIIHSGTVPISVVKDSNPATREILTYGRTMAFIVLTFSQLFYSLSMRNSKKTIFEIGFFGNKFLIGSIIIGMVLQIGLTSIPSIAQMFKVTAIDSSHWGMVIGLSLVPFIVNEIIKVISRRNND, from the coding sequence ATGTGGTTTACTAAATCATCAAAAGATGTTTTAAAAGAGTTGAATGTCTCGGCTGAAACGGGACTTTCAACGGAAGAAGTAAAAAGGAGGCTGGAGAAATATGGACCTAATAAATTAAAAGGAAAGCCGAAAAAAAGTTTATTGCAGCTATTTTTGGCACAGCTTCAGGATATGCTTATTTATGTGTTAATTGGTGCAGCTGTTGTTAATATTATTGCGCATGGGAAAGACGGGATAGCTGATGCTTTGATAATTTTAGCGGTAGTTCTTATAAATGCGGTAGTTGGAGTTGTGCAGGAATCTAAGGCGGAAAAGGCGTTAGAAGCGTTGCAGCAAATGACGACACCTAAGAGCTTGGTAAGAAGAAATGGCGAAGTTATTGAAGTTAATTCGGAAGAACTGGTGCCGGGAGATATTTTGGTAATTGATGCAGGAAGATATATTCCAGCAGATGTCAGACTTATTGAAAGTGCTAATTTGCAGATTGAAGAGTCAGCACTTACTGGAGAATCTGTTCCAAGTGAAAAAGATGCTAATTTTATTACAACTGACGCAAAAATACCTATTGGAGATAAGGAAAATATGGCATTTATGTCAACTATGGCAACTTATGGAAGAGGAGAAGGAGTTGTAGTTGAAACTGGAATGAATACGGAAATTGGAAAAATTGCACAGATTTTAGATGAAGATAACAATACATTGACTCCGCTTCAGATAAAATTAGAAGAACTTGGAAAAATTTTGGGATATGGAGCATTGGCAATTTGTGGAATTATTTTTGTCATAGGGTTGATTCAAGGAAGAGAAGCAGTTGAAATGTTTATGACTGCAATAAGTCTAGCTGTGGCGGCAATTCCTGAAGGACTTGTTGCGATTGTTGCGATTGTACTTTCGCTTGGGGTAAAGACTATGTCAAGGAAAAATGCAATTGTGAGAAAATTACCTGCGGTTGAAACATTGGGAGCGGTAAATATCGTTTGTTCTGATAAAACCGGGACGCTTACTCAAAATAAGATGACTGTTGTAAAAACATATACTTTGGATAATTTGAGAGATATTTCCAGTCAAGATGGACAAAAGGCAAATAATGATGAAACTGAGTTAATCCGTTCGTTTGTGCTTTGCTCAGATGCATCTGTTGAAAATGGACAAGATATCGGAGATCCGACAGAAGTGGCTCTGATTGTCTTGGGAAATAAATTTGATTTGGAAAAAAACGCATTGAATGCTAAATATAAAAGGGTTTCTGAAAATCCATTTGATTCGGACAGAAAACTTATGTCGACACTTAATGAAGAAGGTGGGAAATATAGAGTTCACACAAAAGGTGCGATTGACAACATTCTCACAAGAGCAAATAAAATTCTTGTAAATGGAGAAATTTTACCATTGACTGAAGAAGAAAAAAATAAAATATTGAAAGTTGCTGAAGAAATGTCAGATGATGCATTAAGAGTGCTTGGAGTGGCATTTAAAGATGTTGACAGTCAAATTTTACCTGAAGAGATGGAAAAGGATCTGGTTGTAGTTGGAATTGTTGGAATGATTGATCCGCCTAGAACTGAAGTGAAAGATTCGATTGTGGAAGCTAAAAAAGCTGGAATTACTCCGATTATGATAACAGGAGATCATAAGAATACGGCGGTTGCGATTGCAAAAGAGCTTGGAATTGCGACAGATATTAGCCAAAGTTTAACTGGAGCTGAAATTGATGAGATTCCAGATGATAAATTTGCTAAGGAAGTGAATAAATATAGAGTGTTTGCAAGAGTTTCGCCTGAGCATAAAGTTAAGATTGTAAAAGCGTTTAAAGAGCAGGGAAATATTGTGTCAATGACTGGAGATGGAGTAAACGATGCGCCGTCGCTTAAATTTGCCGATATAGGAGTTGCTATGGGAATTACTGGTACAGATGTTTCTAAAGGCGCTAGTGATATGATTTTGACTGATGATAATTTTACTACGATAATTCATGCGATTGAAGAAGGAAGAAATATTTTTAACAACATCAAAAAGACAATTATATTCTTGCTTTCTTGTAACTTGGGAGAAGTTTTGTGTGTGTTTATTGCAACATTATTTGGATGGGCAATACCGTTAGTTGCGACTCAGCTTCTATGGGTAAACCTGATAACAGATACATTACCTGCAATTTCACTTGGAATGGACCCTGGAGATAATGAAGTTATGACTAGAAAACCTAGAGATCCGAAGGAGAGTTTCTTTTCTGAAGGTGCGGGAATGAGATCAATTGTTGGTGGAGTACTGATTGGAGTGCTTACACTTGTGGCATTTTACCTAGGAATTATTCATAGCGGGACTGTGCCTATTTCGGTCGTAAAAGACAGTAATCCCGCAACACGGGAAATTTTAACTTATGGAAGAACAATGGCGTTTATTGTTCTTACATTCTCACAATTGTTTTATTCATTGTCAATGAGAAATAGTAAAAAGACTATTTTTGAAATTGGATTTTTTGGAAATAAATTTTTGATTGGTTCAATTATTATTGGAATGGTTTTGCAAATTGGCTTGACTTCAATTCCAAGTATTGCACAAATGTTTAAAGTAACTGCGATTGATTCAAGTCATTGGGGAATGGTAATAGGATTATCATTAGTTCCGTTTATTGTGAATGAAATTATAAAAGTGATTTCAAGAAGAAACAATGATTAA
- a CDS encoding thermonuclease family protein, whose protein sequence is MAKKIDDGKSQIVLIAAIIIIAAVMISGMFSKGGKGSEKSAGKAKNVKISQNNGKKISKTKKSKEKKEVEPEILDGYQVLKVSDGDTINIQKVENGKFVGEMLRIRMYGMDAPEKTQDYGSESRQALEKLVTGKNLSVEVKNKDRYGRIVAIIYANGKNVNEEMVKTGNAWWYQEYAKKDTQFEKYQENAKQKKLGLFSRKGYTEPWNYRKEKKAAASSRTKSK, encoded by the coding sequence ATGGCAAAAAAAATTGATGACGGAAAATCTCAGATAGTATTAATTGCTGCAATAATTATAATTGCGGCAGTTATGATTTCGGGGATGTTTAGTAAAGGCGGAAAGGGTTCTGAAAAAAGTGCTGGAAAAGCCAAGAATGTCAAAATTTCCCAAAATAATGGCAAAAAAATCTCTAAAACTAAGAAATCTAAAGAAAAAAAAGAAGTTGAACCTGAAATTTTAGATGGCTATCAAGTGCTGAAGGTTAGCGATGGAGATACGATTAACATTCAGAAGGTTGAAAATGGAAAATTTGTTGGAGAGATGCTTAGAATTAGGATGTACGGGATGGATGCACCTGAAAAAACACAGGATTATGGATCTGAAAGTAGACAGGCACTTGAAAAATTAGTGACTGGGAAAAATTTAAGCGTGGAAGTGAAAAATAAGGATAGATATGGCAGAATAGTTGCGATTATTTATGCGAATGGCAAAAATGTTAATGAAGAAATGGTAAAAACGGGAAATGCCTGGTGGTATCAGGAATATGCTAAAAAAGACACGCAATTTGAAAAATATCAAGAAAATGCGAAGCAGAAAAAATTGGGGCTGTTTTCTAGAAAAGGATATACAGAGCCTTGGAATTATAGGAAAGAAAAAAAGGCGGCTGCATCAAGCAGAACTAAAAGTAAATAG
- a CDS encoding trans-sulfuration enzyme family protein yields MKFETKTIHGVREGKKKELWGTNVNFASTFPVAEFGVTQEFEYSRVSAPTRNELEEIIAALENGKYAYAFSSGMATTTSVFTMFSAGDHIILGQDIYGGTYRVLHDIYSRFGIESTFVDTTDLENIRKALKPNTKAIFIETPSNPLLDVTDIRGVVKLAKEHNLITIADNTFMTPYLQKPLDFGIDIVVHSATKFLSGHHDLLGGVAITNDEELAEKIKFSQVAAGALISPFDSWLLMRSLKTLKLRVQAAQENAKKLIEFFQKHDAVDKIYYPTLDTNKGKKIHESQATGGGSVFSFTLKDDSKVKTFFESLNVALFAASLGGAETLVTHPSTITHAEMPEEEKEARGFTHSLIRIAAGFENIDDLIADFKQALEK; encoded by the coding sequence ATGAAATTTGAAACAAAAACAATACATGGAGTAAGAGAAGGAAAAAAGAAGGAATTATGGGGAACAAATGTTAATTTTGCTTCTACATTTCCTGTTGCAGAATTTGGAGTGACACAGGAATTTGAATATTCTAGAGTTTCAGCGCCTACGAGAAATGAACTGGAGGAAATTATTGCAGCTCTTGAAAATGGAAAATATGCCTATGCCTTTTCATCTGGAATGGCAACTACGACATCTGTATTTACAATGTTTTCGGCTGGAGATCATATCATTTTGGGACAAGATATTTATGGAGGGACTTATAGAGTTTTACACGACATTTACTCAAGATTTGGAATAGAATCTACATTTGTTGATACAACTGATTTAGAAAATATAAGAAAAGCGTTAAAACCTAATACTAAAGCAATTTTTATTGAAACACCGTCAAATCCATTACTTGATGTAACTGACATAAGAGGAGTTGTAAAACTTGCGAAGGAGCATAATCTTATAACTATTGCAGATAATACGTTTATGACGCCATATTTACAAAAACCGCTTGATTTTGGAATTGATATTGTAGTTCACAGTGCAACTAAATTTTTGTCAGGACATCATGATTTGCTAGGCGGGGTTGCAATTACAAATGATGAGGAGCTTGCAGAAAAGATTAAATTTTCACAAGTTGCGGCTGGTGCTTTGATATCGCCATTTGACAGCTGGCTTTTGATGAGAAGTTTGAAAACATTAAAATTAAGGGTGCAAGCGGCACAGGAAAATGCAAAAAAACTTATAGAATTTTTCCAAAAGCACGATGCAGTTGATAAAATTTACTATCCGACTTTAGATACAAATAAAGGTAAAAAAATTCATGAAAGTCAGGCAACAGGCGGAGGTTCAGTATTTTCATTTACTTTAAAAGATGATTCAAAAGTAAAAACATTTTTTGAAAGTTTAAATGTGGCATTATTTGCAGCAAGCCTTGGTGGAGCTGAAACATTGGTAACTCATCCAAGTACAATAACTCATGCAGAAATGCCTGAAGAAGAAAAGGAAGCTAGAGGATTTACACATTCATTGATTAGAATTGCAGCTGGATTTGAAAATATTGACGACTTAATTGCAGATTTTAAACAGGCGCTTGAAAAATAG
- the dinB gene encoding DNA polymerase IV — protein sequence MKKKKIYLHYDMDAFFASIEQRDNSELRGKPIAIGYGIVTTASYEARKYGVKSAMPTIQAKQLCPNLIVVNLRKGVYFEEGRRIQELIKKVLEKCEFTSVDEGYIDITKFIRSENVKLNKIDEILKIKKFIKRFKKYIFDNSRLTCSVGIGFSKISAKIASDIDKPNGYFIFKDRDHFLDYIYDKELGIIPGIGKKTREILKLFSITKVFQLYEIGKNELIRRFGESKGEYLYNSIRGLHISEINTGRKRQSYGHEITFHREENDILTLHAELKRQSKRLSDKLIEKNEFAKTVTIKIRYSNFITHTRSKTLKSATNDVNTIYEATLENLEFFKKKNEVRLIGVQLSSILKSNVVQLSFDDLK from the coding sequence ATGAAAAAAAAGAAAATTTACTTACATTATGATATGGATGCCTTTTTTGCTTCAATAGAACAGCGAGATAATAGTGAACTTCGAGGAAAGCCTATTGCAATAGGATATGGAATTGTTACAACAGCCAGTTATGAAGCTAGAAAATACGGTGTGAAATCAGCTATGCCTACAATTCAAGCTAAACAGTTATGTCCAAATCTTATTGTTGTAAATCTTAGAAAGGGTGTTTATTTCGAGGAAGGTAGAAGAATACAGGAATTAATAAAGAAAGTATTGGAAAAATGTGAGTTTACTTCTGTTGATGAAGGATATATTGATATTACAAAGTTTATAAGAAGTGAGAATGTAAAACTTAATAAAATAGATGAAATTTTAAAAATTAAAAAGTTTATAAAAAGATTTAAAAAGTACATTTTTGACAATTCTCGTTTAACTTGTTCAGTTGGAATTGGTTTTAGTAAGATAAGTGCAAAAATTGCAAGTGATATTGATAAACCAAATGGGTATTTTATTTTTAAAGATCGGGATCATTTTTTAGATTATATTTATGACAAGGAATTGGGAATAATTCCTGGAATTGGTAAAAAAACCAGAGAAATACTGAAATTATTTAGTATAACAAAAGTTTTCCAATTATATGAAATTGGGAAAAATGAGCTAATTAGGAGATTTGGAGAAAGTAAGGGAGAATATTTGTATAATTCTATTCGAGGATTGCATATTTCTGAGATAAATACAGGTAGGAAAAGACAATCTTATGGTCATGAAATTACTTTTCATCGTGAGGAAAATGATATTTTGACATTGCATGCTGAATTAAAAAGGCAATCTAAAAGATTAAGTGATAAACTTATTGAGAAAAATGAATTTGCAAAAACAGTTACAATAAAAATCAGATATTCTAATTTTATAACTCATACTCGTTCTAAAACTTTGAAAAGTGCAACGAATGATGTAAATACAATATATGAAGCAACTCTTGAGAATTTAGAATTTTTTAAAAAAAAGAATGAAGTACGGCTTATTGGAGTTCAGTTAAGTTCAATTTTGAAAAGTAATGTAGTTCAGCTTTCGTTTGATGATTTAAAATAA